A genomic window from Sorex araneus isolate mSorAra2 chromosome 2, mSorAra2.pri, whole genome shotgun sequence includes:
- the LOC101558304 gene encoding olfactory receptor 2G3-like, translating into MEQDNETSEGDFVLLGFSDQPQLELILFVVVLVSYLLTIVGNSAIILVSLLDPKLQTPMYFFLTNLSLIDLCFTTSIVPQLLWNLKGPSKTITWTGCAIQLYVSLSLGSTECVLLTIMAFDRYVAVCKPLNYTTIMHPSFCKALAAVAWVSGVGNTLIQGTITLRLPRCGHHRLQHFLCEVPVMVKLACVDIHANEVQLFVATLVLILIPMLLILFSYGLIVQAVVKLKSAQAWRKALGTCGSHLIVVSFFFGTSSVIYIKPQKYYGYVEGKYLTLFYSVATPTLNPLIYTLRNKDVKGALRRLFRREPSA; encoded by the coding sequence atggaacaggacaATGAAACATCTGAGGGAGATTTTGTCTTGCTCGGATTCTCAGACCAGCCCCAACTGGAGCTCATCCTTTTTGTGGTGGTTTTGGTCTCCTACCTTCTGACAATAGTTGGCAACTCAGCCATCATCCTTGTGTCCCTCCTAGACCCCAAACTCCAGacacccatgtatttcttcctcacCAACCTCTCCTTAATTGACCTTTGCTTCACTACCAGCATCGTCCCTCAGTTACTGTGGAATTTGAAGGGACCATCCAAGACCATCACCTGGACTGGCTGCGCCATCCAACTCTATGTGTCCCTGTCCCTGGGTTCCACAGAATGTGTCCTCCTGACTATCATGGCATTTGACCGCTATGTAGCTGTGTGCAAACCTCTCAATTACACCACCATCATGCACCCCTCCTTCTGCAAGGCCCTAGCAGCAGTGGCATGGGTGAGTGGAGTCGGGAACACTCTCATCCAAGGCACCATCACCCTTCGGCTTCCTCGATGTGGACACCATCGTCTGCAACACTTCTTATGTGAGGTGCCTGTCATGGTCAAGTTGGCTTGTGTTGACATACATGCAAATGAGGTCCAgctttttgtggccacactagtTCTCATCCTTATTCCCATGTTATTGATACTATTCTCCTATGGACTCATTGTGCAAGCAGTGGTAAAACTTAAGTCAGCCCAAGCTTGGCGCAAGGCTCTTGGGACCTGTGGCTCTCATCTGATAGTGGTGTCCTTCTTCTTTGGGACCAGCTCAGTCATATACATCAAACCACAGAAGTACTATGGCTATGTTGAGGGAAAGTATCTTACACTCTTCTATAGTGTTGCGACTCCCACCCTCAACCCCCTCATATATACGCTGAGGAACAAGGATGTGAAAGGAGCTCTGAGGAGATTGTTCAGAAGAGAACCCAGTGCCTAA
- the LOC129402431 gene encoding olfactory receptor 2G3-like, with protein sequence MKETNFSQPAEFILLGFSDQPQLELVLLLVISVIYIMTLLGNTAIILVSYLNPKLHTPMYFFLSNLSFLDLCFTTSIVPQMLWNLRGPKKTITYTGCVVQLYISLGLGSTECVLLTVMAYDRFNAICRPLHYGVIMHPRLLQRLAAVAWISGFVESTVQTILVFQLPLCGHNRMDDFMCEEPALIKIACGNTAFLEHELSVASVLYVVTPLGLILVSYGCIVRSVLKIQSAEGRKKAFGTCGSHLIVVILFFGTAIAVYIQPKSKYTQNHTKFLTLFYTVVTPSLNPLIYTLRNKEFKSALKRLLTRILLDCLLHV encoded by the exons ATGAAAGAGACAAATTTTAGCCAGCCAGCAGAATTTATCTTACTAGGCTTCTCTGACCAGCCCCAGCTGGAGCTGGTTCTCCTCCTGGTCATCTCTGTCATATACATCATGACCCTATTGGGGAACACAGCTATCATATTGGTGTCGTATTTGAACCCCAaactccacacgcccatgtatttcttcctctcCAATCTCTCCTTCCTGGACCTCTGTTTCACTACCAGTATTGTCCCACAGATGCTCTGGAACCTCAGGGGCCCCAAGAAGACCATCACCTACACGGGCTGTGTGGTGCAGCTCTACatctccctggggctgggctccACAGAGTGTGTCCTCCTGaccgtgatggcctatgaccgcttcaATGCCATCTGCCGGCCCCTCCACTATGGAGTCATCATGCACCCCAGGCTTCTCCAGCGACTCGCAGCAGTGGCCTGGATCAGTGGTTTTGTGGAATCCACAGTTCAGACCATCCTAGTTTTCCAGCTGCCTCTTTGTGGCCACAACAGGATGGATGATTTCATGTGTGAGGAACCTGCACTGATTAAAATTGCCTGTGGCAACACAGCCTTCCTGGAACATGAGCTCTCTGTAGCTAGCGTCCTGTACGTGGTCACACCTCTAGGGCTTATCCTGGTCTCCTATGGCTGCATCGTTAGAAGTGTGCTCAAGATACAATCAGCTGAGGGCAGGAAGAAAGCGTTTGGTACCTGTGGGTCCCATCTAATTGTTGTCATCTTGTTCTTCGGGACTGCAATTGCTGTCTACATTCAGCCTAAGAGTAAGTACACACAGAATCACACAAAATTCCTCACCCTCTTCTACACTGTAGTGACACCCTCACTTAATCCTCTGATCTACACCTTGAGGAACAAAGAGTTTAAGTCAGCCTTAAAAAGGCTGCTG aCCAGAATACTATTGGATTGTCTATTgcatgtttaa